From Hyla sarda isolate aHylSar1 chromosome 5, aHylSar1.hap1, whole genome shotgun sequence, a single genomic window includes:
- the SGO1 gene encoding shugoshin 1 isoform X3, giving the protein MRGGRRSCCEINQAFCDRKSQASTPASVEVKRSTPSPIVAPEPLAEMCKPAPDAQRNFRRVLEGAIPGKRRRQEETSEKGTSGNRISKGRTFSSSQRKSEHEKPEEEAEYDNSFLKNVSLRRRASSLNVCIEESSIVKSLEEEQNLDSRCGVFDKEIILPAEEGLNNDDVMDMYSNESPSKEEFIPFTDNCQISSSTPEPKAKQTQSVKAKMESRPGREKVRRGKADGQPPVPLKKPWEKSKPRARSKSRERGASRPVASKDKVNTSINSGDAYDFAFEESIHVTPFRQTKPSSNPEENEEPVQEQSIKSSSSSDEELNDSLYVPAKAKAKNGNGEKNPAALPLRPRSKRNKELQQQCVEQTENKSSEQTKQDVARGKKHTRSGLRGSVELEIKPAAKEEPTEGTKRNEFLVEHKKTEDNLRLSIDVPAVKDNLMYCTDRNICESEGNSAALRVSLMDVTNLSSGSGSTESKKHSFPFADDNRKVSGSFMRKRRCTVTINYAEPNLSKKLRRGDPFTDTEFLLSPIFKNGDPKRKSINRKSLAKYNEAFVGCR; this is encoded by the exons ATGAGGGGAGGCAGGAGGAGCTGCTGTGAAATCAATCAGGCGTTTTGTGACAGAAAg AGCCAAGCAAGTACCCCAGCATCCGTGGAGGTGAAACGCTCTACTCCTTCTCCCATAGTGGCTCCTGAACCTTT GGCAGAGATGTGTAAGCCAGCCCCAGATGCACAGAGGAATTTCAGGCGTGTGTTGGAAGGAGCAATTCCTGGCAAAAGAAGGCGGCAAGAAGAAACCTCTGAGAAGGGGACTTCAGGAAACCGCATATCTAAAG gacgtacatttagctCCAGTCAGCGCAAGTCTGAGCATGAAAAACCTGAAGAGGAGGCTGAATACGATAAtagttttttaaaaaatgtgtctttaagacgccgtGCCTCTAGTCTAAATGTCTGTATAGAGGAATCTTCCATTGTCAAGTCACTGGAAGAAGAGCAAAACTTGGATTCCAGGTGTGGTGTATTTGATAAGGAAATAATCCTTCCTGCTGAAGAAGGCCTAAATAATGATGATGTAATGGACATGTACTCcaatgaaagcccctcaaaagaAGAATTTATTCCATTTACAGACAATTGTCAGATATCAAGTTCAACCCCTGAACCCAAAGCAAAGCAAACGCAGTCTGTTAAAGCCAAAATGGAGTCTCGCCCTGGAAGGGAAAAGGTAAGGAGAGGCAAAGCTGATGGCCAACCTCCTGTCCCACTGAAAAAGCCTTGGGAAAAGTCCAAACCAAGAGCTAGATCAAAGAGTCGAGAGAGGGGTGCAAGCAGGCCCGTCGCCTCCAAAGACAAAGTGAACACCTCTATAAATTCAGGTGATGCTTATGATTTTGCCTTTGAGGAAAGCATACATGTCACACCATTTAGACAAACTAAGCCAAGCAGTAACCCTGAAGAGAATGAAGAGCCAGTCCAGGAACAGTCCATAAAAAGCAGCAGTAGCAGTGATGAAGAGCTAAATGACAGCCTGTATGTGCCTGCTAAAGCCAAGGCAAAAAATGGTAACGGGGAGAAAAATCCTGCAGCACTACCTTTAAGGCCGAGGTCCAAAAGAAACAAGGAATTGCAACAGCAATGTGTGGAGCAGACTGAAAATAAGAGCAGTGAACAGACTAAACAAG ATGTTGCAAGAGGAAAGAAACATACAAGAAGTGGCTTAAGAGGTTCAGTGGAACTTGAAATCAAACCTGCTGCCAAGGAAGAGCCCACAGAAGGGACAAAACGCAATGAATTCCTGGTGGAACATAAAAAGACAGAAGACAACCTCAGGCTAAGCATAGATGTCCCTGCTGTTAAGGACAACCTGATGTATTGTACAGACAGGAATATAT GTGAATCTGAGGGAAATTCTGCCGCTCTCCGTGTCAGCCTGATGGATGTCACAAATCTGTCCTCGGGCTCCGGGAGTACTGAATCAAAGAAACATTCCTTCCCATTTGCCGATGATAACAGGAAAGTGTCTGGAAGCTTCATGAGGAAGAGGAGGTGTACAGTGACAATAAATTATGCGGAGCCAAATCTCAGCAA GAAGCTGAGAAGAGGTGATCCCTTTACAGATACTGAGTTTTTACTTTCCCCCATTTTCAAGAACGGGGATCCCAAGCGTAAATCAATTAACAGGAAATCACTTGCAAAATACAATGAAGCGTTTGTTGGCTGTCGTTGA
- the SGO1 gene encoding shugoshin 1 isoform X2, with the protein MAKERCVKKSFQDSLEDIKERMKEKRTKKLSKVATVNKPLSAKVQIISNTSVTVKSFQANNKALALALEAEKCKTRQAQDLILHLKREHQRLMFEIFMLRRKLNMQQGNNSSEAKLESLKEIIAKVTHNLLETANLLGPAHALCSSSGSQASTPASVEVKRSTPSPIVAPEPLAEMCKPAPDAQRNFRRVLEGAIPGKRRRQEETSEKGTSGNRISKGRTFSSSQRKSEHEKPEEEAEYDNSFLKNVSLRRRASSLNVCIEESSIVKSLEEEQNLDSRCGVFDKEIILPAEEGLNNDDVMDMYSNESPSKEEFIPFTDNCQISSSTPEPKAKQTQSVKAKMESRPGREKVRRGKADGQPPVPLKKPWEKSKPRARSKSRERGASRPVASKDKVNTSINSGDAYDFAFEESIHVTPFRQTKPSSNPEENEEPVQEQSIKSSSSSDEELNDSLYVPAKAKAKNGNGEKNPAALPLRPRSKRNKELQQQCVEQTENKSSEQTKQGESEGNSAALRVSLMDVTNLSSGSGSTESKKHSFPFADDNRKVSGSFMRKRRCTVTINYAEPNLSKKLRRGDPFTDTEFLLSPIFKNGDPKRKSINRKSLAKYNEAFVGCR; encoded by the exons ATGGCTAAAGAAAGGTGTGTTAAGAAGAGCTTTCAGGACAGCCTGGAGGACATAAAGGAACGGATGAAAGAGAAGAGAACGAAAAAGCTGTCAAAGGTGGCGACTGTCAACAAGCCTTTATCAGCCAAAGTGCAGATTATCA GCAACACCTCTGTAACAGTGAAGAGTTTCCAGGCTAACAATAAGGCCCTCGCCCTAGCTCTGGAAGCTGAAAAATGTAAGACCAGGCAAGCTCAGGATCTTATTCTTCATCTAAAGCGAGAGCACCAGAGGCTGATGTTTGAGATCTTTATGTTAAGGCGGAAGCTGAATATGCAGCAAGGAAACAATTCATCAGAA GCAAAATTGGAATCCTTGAAGGAAATAATTGCCAAGGTTACTCACAATTTGCTAGAGACAGCCAATCTGCTTGGTCCTGCACATGCCTTGTGTTCCAGTAGTGGA AGCCAAGCAAGTACCCCAGCATCCGTGGAGGTGAAACGCTCTACTCCTTCTCCCATAGTGGCTCCTGAACCTTT GGCAGAGATGTGTAAGCCAGCCCCAGATGCACAGAGGAATTTCAGGCGTGTGTTGGAAGGAGCAATTCCTGGCAAAAGAAGGCGGCAAGAAGAAACCTCTGAGAAGGGGACTTCAGGAAACCGCATATCTAAAG gacgtacatttagctCCAGTCAGCGCAAGTCTGAGCATGAAAAACCTGAAGAGGAGGCTGAATACGATAAtagttttttaaaaaatgtgtctttaagacgccgtGCCTCTAGTCTAAATGTCTGTATAGAGGAATCTTCCATTGTCAAGTCACTGGAAGAAGAGCAAAACTTGGATTCCAGGTGTGGTGTATTTGATAAGGAAATAATCCTTCCTGCTGAAGAAGGCCTAAATAATGATGATGTAATGGACATGTACTCcaatgaaagcccctcaaaagaAGAATTTATTCCATTTACAGACAATTGTCAGATATCAAGTTCAACCCCTGAACCCAAAGCAAAGCAAACGCAGTCTGTTAAAGCCAAAATGGAGTCTCGCCCTGGAAGGGAAAAGGTAAGGAGAGGCAAAGCTGATGGCCAACCTCCTGTCCCACTGAAAAAGCCTTGGGAAAAGTCCAAACCAAGAGCTAGATCAAAGAGTCGAGAGAGGGGTGCAAGCAGGCCCGTCGCCTCCAAAGACAAAGTGAACACCTCTATAAATTCAGGTGATGCTTATGATTTTGCCTTTGAGGAAAGCATACATGTCACACCATTTAGACAAACTAAGCCAAGCAGTAACCCTGAAGAGAATGAAGAGCCAGTCCAGGAACAGTCCATAAAAAGCAGCAGTAGCAGTGATGAAGAGCTAAATGACAGCCTGTATGTGCCTGCTAAAGCCAAGGCAAAAAATGGTAACGGGGAGAAAAATCCTGCAGCACTACCTTTAAGGCCGAGGTCCAAAAGAAACAAGGAATTGCAACAGCAATGTGTGGAGCAGACTGAAAATAAGAGCAGTGAACAGACTAAACAAG GTGAATCTGAGGGAAATTCTGCCGCTCTCCGTGTCAGCCTGATGGATGTCACAAATCTGTCCTCGGGCTCCGGGAGTACTGAATCAAAGAAACATTCCTTCCCATTTGCCGATGATAACAGGAAAGTGTCTGGAAGCTTCATGAGGAAGAGGAGGTGTACAGTGACAATAAATTATGCGGAGCCAAATCTCAGCAA GAAGCTGAGAAGAGGTGATCCCTTTACAGATACTGAGTTTTTACTTTCCCCCATTTTCAAGAACGGGGATCCCAAGCGTAAATCAATTAACAGGAAATCACTTGCAAAATACAATGAAGCGTTTGTTGGCTGTCGTTGA
- the SGO1 gene encoding shugoshin 1 isoform X1 — translation MAKERCVKKSFQDSLEDIKERMKEKRTKKLSKVATVNKPLSAKVQIISNTSVTVKSFQANNKALALALEAEKCKTRQAQDLILHLKREHQRLMFEIFMLRRKLNMQQGNNSSEAKLESLKEIIAKVTHNLLETANLLGPAHALCSSSGSQASTPASVEVKRSTPSPIVAPEPLAEMCKPAPDAQRNFRRVLEGAIPGKRRRQEETSEKGTSGNRISKGRTFSSSQRKSEHEKPEEEAEYDNSFLKNVSLRRRASSLNVCIEESSIVKSLEEEQNLDSRCGVFDKEIILPAEEGLNNDDVMDMYSNESPSKEEFIPFTDNCQISSSTPEPKAKQTQSVKAKMESRPGREKVRRGKADGQPPVPLKKPWEKSKPRARSKSRERGASRPVASKDKVNTSINSGDAYDFAFEESIHVTPFRQTKPSSNPEENEEPVQEQSIKSSSSSDEELNDSLYVPAKAKAKNGNGEKNPAALPLRPRSKRNKELQQQCVEQTENKSSEQTKQDVARGKKHTRSGLRGSVELEIKPAAKEEPTEGTKRNEFLVEHKKTEDNLRLSIDVPAVKDNLMYCTDRNICESEGNSAALRVSLMDVTNLSSGSGSTESKKHSFPFADDNRKVSGSFMRKRRCTVTINYAEPNLSKKLRRGDPFTDTEFLLSPIFKNGDPKRKSINRKSLAKYNEAFVGCR, via the exons ATGGCTAAAGAAAGGTGTGTTAAGAAGAGCTTTCAGGACAGCCTGGAGGACATAAAGGAACGGATGAAAGAGAAGAGAACGAAAAAGCTGTCAAAGGTGGCGACTGTCAACAAGCCTTTATCAGCCAAAGTGCAGATTATCA GCAACACCTCTGTAACAGTGAAGAGTTTCCAGGCTAACAATAAGGCCCTCGCCCTAGCTCTGGAAGCTGAAAAATGTAAGACCAGGCAAGCTCAGGATCTTATTCTTCATCTAAAGCGAGAGCACCAGAGGCTGATGTTTGAGATCTTTATGTTAAGGCGGAAGCTGAATATGCAGCAAGGAAACAATTCATCAGAA GCAAAATTGGAATCCTTGAAGGAAATAATTGCCAAGGTTACTCACAATTTGCTAGAGACAGCCAATCTGCTTGGTCCTGCACATGCCTTGTGTTCCAGTAGTGGA AGCCAAGCAAGTACCCCAGCATCCGTGGAGGTGAAACGCTCTACTCCTTCTCCCATAGTGGCTCCTGAACCTTT GGCAGAGATGTGTAAGCCAGCCCCAGATGCACAGAGGAATTTCAGGCGTGTGTTGGAAGGAGCAATTCCTGGCAAAAGAAGGCGGCAAGAAGAAACCTCTGAGAAGGGGACTTCAGGAAACCGCATATCTAAAG gacgtacatttagctCCAGTCAGCGCAAGTCTGAGCATGAAAAACCTGAAGAGGAGGCTGAATACGATAAtagttttttaaaaaatgtgtctttaagacgccgtGCCTCTAGTCTAAATGTCTGTATAGAGGAATCTTCCATTGTCAAGTCACTGGAAGAAGAGCAAAACTTGGATTCCAGGTGTGGTGTATTTGATAAGGAAATAATCCTTCCTGCTGAAGAAGGCCTAAATAATGATGATGTAATGGACATGTACTCcaatgaaagcccctcaaaagaAGAATTTATTCCATTTACAGACAATTGTCAGATATCAAGTTCAACCCCTGAACCCAAAGCAAAGCAAACGCAGTCTGTTAAAGCCAAAATGGAGTCTCGCCCTGGAAGGGAAAAGGTAAGGAGAGGCAAAGCTGATGGCCAACCTCCTGTCCCACTGAAAAAGCCTTGGGAAAAGTCCAAACCAAGAGCTAGATCAAAGAGTCGAGAGAGGGGTGCAAGCAGGCCCGTCGCCTCCAAAGACAAAGTGAACACCTCTATAAATTCAGGTGATGCTTATGATTTTGCCTTTGAGGAAAGCATACATGTCACACCATTTAGACAAACTAAGCCAAGCAGTAACCCTGAAGAGAATGAAGAGCCAGTCCAGGAACAGTCCATAAAAAGCAGCAGTAGCAGTGATGAAGAGCTAAATGACAGCCTGTATGTGCCTGCTAAAGCCAAGGCAAAAAATGGTAACGGGGAGAAAAATCCTGCAGCACTACCTTTAAGGCCGAGGTCCAAAAGAAACAAGGAATTGCAACAGCAATGTGTGGAGCAGACTGAAAATAAGAGCAGTGAACAGACTAAACAAG ATGTTGCAAGAGGAAAGAAACATACAAGAAGTGGCTTAAGAGGTTCAGTGGAACTTGAAATCAAACCTGCTGCCAAGGAAGAGCCCACAGAAGGGACAAAACGCAATGAATTCCTGGTGGAACATAAAAAGACAGAAGACAACCTCAGGCTAAGCATAGATGTCCCTGCTGTTAAGGACAACCTGATGTATTGTACAGACAGGAATATAT GTGAATCTGAGGGAAATTCTGCCGCTCTCCGTGTCAGCCTGATGGATGTCACAAATCTGTCCTCGGGCTCCGGGAGTACTGAATCAAAGAAACATTCCTTCCCATTTGCCGATGATAACAGGAAAGTGTCTGGAAGCTTCATGAGGAAGAGGAGGTGTACAGTGACAATAAATTATGCGGAGCCAAATCTCAGCAA GAAGCTGAGAAGAGGTGATCCCTTTACAGATACTGAGTTTTTACTTTCCCCCATTTTCAAGAACGGGGATCCCAAGCGTAAATCAATTAACAGGAAATCACTTGCAAAATACAATGAAGCGTTTGTTGGCTGTCGTTGA